One Vitis riparia cultivar Riparia Gloire de Montpellier isolate 1030 chromosome 4, EGFV_Vit.rip_1.0, whole genome shotgun sequence genomic window carries:
- the LOC117912211 gene encoding uncharacterized protein LOC117912211 isoform X1, with amino-acid sequence MAASTVLSRLSCRSSSLALKFTSRSTKPSVSPLKSSSQSQSASTKRTSRIPRLPVQMSSLVSMMPLHSAIASARLTSVLSVESQSWGLIPQVFKKEKPSLPGRNGFIRIS; translated from the exons ATGGCTGCTTCAACGGTTTTGTCCAGATTATCGTGTCGTTCATCGTCTTTGGCTTTAAAATTCACCTCCAGATCAACCAAACCCTCGGTTTCTCCCTTGAAATCGAGCTCTCAATCTCAGTCCGCTTCGACTAAGCGCACTTCTCGGATTCCAAG ATTACCGGTGCAAATGAGTAGCTTAGTTTCAATGATGCCATTGCATAGCGCAATTGCTTCTGCTCGGCTGACATCAGTCCTTTCAGTAGAGTCGCAGAGCTGGGGTTTGATTCCTCAAG TTTTCAAGAAGGAAAAACCCAGTCTTCCTGGAAGAAATGGTTTTATCAGGATCAGTTGA
- the LOC117912211 gene encoding uncharacterized protein LOC117912211 isoform X2, protein MAASTVLSRLSCRSSSLALKFTSRSTKPSVSPLKSSSQSQSASTKRTSRIPRLPVQMSSLVSMMPLHSAIASARLTSVLSVESQSWGLIPQGISMPL, encoded by the exons ATGGCTGCTTCAACGGTTTTGTCCAGATTATCGTGTCGTTCATCGTCTTTGGCTTTAAAATTCACCTCCAGATCAACCAAACCCTCGGTTTCTCCCTTGAAATCGAGCTCTCAATCTCAGTCCGCTTCGACTAAGCGCACTTCTCGGATTCCAAG ATTACCGGTGCAAATGAGTAGCTTAGTTTCAATGATGCCATTGCATAGCGCAATTGCTTCTGCTCGGCTGACATCAGTCCTTTCAGTAGAGTCGCAGAGCTGGGGTTTGATTCCTCAAG GCATCTCCATGCCTTTATGA